Part of the Stackebrandtia endophytica genome is shown below.
CAACATTCGATACGCGGTGCCGTCGTCGAAGAACGAGTTCACCCAGTCGATGAACGGTTCGACGTCCCAGGACCAGATACCTTCGGCGGCCCGGTCCGGTCGCCCGACTCGGGTACTGTCCGGTGCCGGTCGACAACCCTGCGATTGCATGTCCGCCTGAAATAGCCGCCACACCGCGTTGTTGACGGGGCGCGCGCAGACGACCAGGTTCTCTCCCAAATGGATGACCTCGTGCAGGTCGTGTGAGACCTTCACCGCGGCGACCATCGCGCGACCGCCGTCGTCGCTGGGTATTCGGTCCTGCAATAGTTCGGCGAGCCGGCTTCGCAGCGCGGGTTCGATCTCGCGGGGACTGTCCGCGCACTCGAAGGCCAACGACAAGGCGTGAATCGAACCGGAACGCAGGCACTCCTCGACGACGTCGGAGGCGTCGGCGACATCAGTCCACAGCAGAATCGTCTCGCGCCACCACGGGTCGTCCACCCGTTCCGCCAACAGGTCTACGCGATTGTGCTGTGACAGCTCGATCGACGCCATGTACTCCTGGAGGGTCAGGTGCGGGAACGCGTAGCTGCCGGGACGGCGGACGATCAACATGCCGCCTTCCTTCAGGTCATCCAGTACGTCCTGAGCCGTGACCTCGACCGGTACTCGGCGCAGCGCGTCGTCGAGGACCCGACGGGCGGTACCGGCATCGATGTCACGCACTCGTATGTCCATCATGGCCAATGCCAGCTTTCCGACCAGCATGAGGCGCTGCGAGGTCTTGAGGTCGACCACGGCCGGGTTGATGACACCCTTTTCCTCGCGCCGACGCACCAGGAGCATCTCGCACATCTCGCGATACAGCTCGGCCCGCGTCCCCGGCAACGCGCCCCGGTACTTGTGGACATTGGCGATCATGGTGAGCAGCAACGGATTCGACGCCAGGTCGTACAACGCGGGTCGACGTCTCAACCGGTCCAGCAGACCATCGGCGTTGCGGCGGGCCGCCGCGCGGGCCAGCTGCTCCGGATGATCCCCCTGGCGACGTTCGATCTCGTAGTACCAGCGGTGCACGAAGTCCGAGATCTGCTGCACCGTGAAGCTGCGGATGTGCAGCCTGGTGGTGTTGCGCAGCACGTTGTCGTCGAACCCGTGCGGTCGGGAGGTGATGACGAAGGTGTTCGCGCTGTATGACTTCATCTGGCGGCCCACCCAGTCGGCGACCTTACGCCGAGTCGGCGCATCGCCGACCTCGTCGAGTCCGTCGAACATCACCAGACATTTGCCGCGCTCCAGGCGACGCTGCAACCAGGTCGCCGGGATCTTGCCGGCCAGCCAGGGCACCGATACCGCCAGGTCGGCGACGTTGGCACGACGGTCGACGTCCAGGATCGCCTCGACGTGGTCGCGCAGGTACAGCAGCACCGGCAGTTGGTGCCGCCGGATCACACCCCCGCCGCAGCGCTGATCCATCGCGTGGCGCAACAGAGAGGTCTTCCCGGATCCCGGGTAGCCGGAGATCGTGAAGACCCCAGTGTCGTCGCCGTCGAGGAAGTGATCCAGTGGGCGGCGTCGACCCGGTTCCCAGCGGGTACGCAACTCTTCGGCTGCGGCACCGGTGGCTCGGGGGTCCAAACTGACGTCGACGTAGGTCGGGGCCAGCCGGGGCGCGAATGCCGGTTGGGTGATGACGCCCTGCAATTCCAGGTCACGCACATCGACCTGTGACCGCCTCAGATAGGCACGTCGATGCCCCAGCAGGACACCGCTGATCAACAGATCCACCCGATCGGCGATGCGTTTGACCCAGCGGTCGCCGACCTCCCGCCCCACTCGGCCGAACAGGCTGACCACCGCCAGCAGCATCCAGTAGGCGATGACCGCCAGGGCGCTGATCACGGGGTTGTCTTGAATCCAATCCCATGCTTGGGAGACGACGAGTCCGGGAGGAGCTAAAGCCAGAGTCGCCAAAACCGAGGTCACGATCGTCTCGCTCACCGAAGACGCCGGGCGGGACGATGGTGCTGGCGACATGGAGGCCCTTTCGCCGGTGAGCTCTGCTCGCTGTCACGATGGTACTCAACGGTTTCCACCGCCACACAAACAACTTTGACACCTCTATGCACCGTCTTCTGTGGAATTATTATCGGTGCTCCCTATCCGTCGCCGGAGCATCGGGGAGAATCGTGCCGACTTCCGGTATCGATCGATTCCCATGGGGCTCATGGGTTCAGCGCGGTCGATGGGATCGAGATTTCGGCTCCATTCCGTCCACAGTCTCGCCTAGGCTTTGCCGCATGTGGAGTCGGCGAAAACTCGTCCTGGTGTCCGTCAGCGCCACCGCGCTGGTCACCGCGGGGTTGACCGCCTGCGGCAGCGGAGAAGACAACGCGACATTCGCACCCGCGGAAACCTCGCGGGCCACCGTCGCCCTCACGCCCGAAACCGGAGAGAAGAAGGCGCCGATCAGCACCGAAATCGGCATCACCGTCGCCGATGGCCAGGTCGCGGCGGTAGAGGTCACCAGTGACGCCGGCGATCCGGTCACCGGCGATCTGCGGCCCGACGGGTCGTCATGGGTCCCCGCCGAGCCGCTGGAACCCGAGACCACCTACACAGCGACCGTGGAGGTCTTGGACGACAACCAGGTCCCGGCCACCGCCACCACGTCGTTCACCACGATGGCTCAGCCGAAGGACCGGATGTCGGCCACGCTGTGGAACAAGTCGGGCTACGAATACGGCAACGCCATGCCCATCATGGTCGACTTCCCCGACGACTTCGAGGTCCCGGAGAAGTATCGCGCAGAGGTGGAGAAACGCCTCTTCGTCGACAGTGACCCGCCGCAGCCGGGCGCGTGGCACTGGTTCAGCGGCAACCATCTCGAATACCGCCCACAGCAGTTCTGGGAGCCGGGTACGACCATCTCGGTGCGCGCCGCGCTGGACGGGGTACCGCTGGGTGAGGGCAAGTACGGCGAGAAGGACATCACCGAAACCGTGGCCATCGACTCCGTCACCCGGGTCGTCGAGATCGCCAACAAGGCCAAGGAGATGGTCGCCAAGGAGAACGGCAAGACGGTCAAGACCATGCCGATCAGCCTGGGTAAGTCCAGCACTCCGTCCTACTCGGGCACCATGACCATCATGGAGCAGTTGGAGCACACCATCTTCGACACCACCGCCGAGTGCGGCGGGCGCGTCCAGGGCGACAACTGTTACCGCACCCCGGTCGACTGGGCGCAGCGGTTGACGTGGAGCGGCCAGTTCATTCACTCCGCGCCGTGGTCGGTGGGTGACCAGGGCGTTCGTAACGTCTCGCACGGTTGCGTGAACGCCTCGCCGTCGGACTCGAAGTGGATCTTCGACTTCGCCAAGGTGGGTGACCCCGTCGTCATCACCGGTACCGAGGAGACACTGCCCTACGGCGACGGCTTCACCGCCTTCGACATGTCGTGGGAGGACTTCCTGCAGGGCAGCTACCTGCACAAGGCTCAAACCGGCGACGACTCCGGATCGGATGCCTCGGGCGAGTCGAACTGACCTCGGCGTCGCCGGGCCACGACCGCCTCACCGGTATGGCCCGGCGACGCTTCGCCCAACTATCACCCGATCCACCGCCTAGCACCCCAGACGGATTCCGGATCGATGTACGGTCCCAGCAGATCGAGCAACTCGGCATCGCCGTCACCGACGGCATCGGCGTCGGCGATGGTGCGGATCGTGCCGGCCAGGATGTCGGCCAACTGCACCGGCGCGTTGACCGCCGACTCGACCAGTTCGACCCGGCGAAGGTGCCCCGATTCCGATGACTCCCCCACTACACGGGTCAGATCCGCCACCCGGTCCGGCGACAGCGTGTTCTGCCGGTCGTGGTGAATGACCACGTCATGATGATCGGCGCCCCAGTAGCGAACCGCCTGGACCAGGGCCGGAAGCAACGGATCCAGCGGAGACGTCCCGGATGTCGACGGCAGGTTCGACCGGAAGGTCTCGGCGACGGACCGACCACCGGCGAGTTTGACCGCGAGCCCGGCGGCCTCACCGGTCAACGCCTCCGCGACCGGGGACAGTGCATCGAAGAACTCGGATACGACATCGGGCGTCTCGGGTCGTTCCTTCACCCTCATCAGTTCGTTGGCGGCGACCAGAAACCGCGGCCACATCGGGGAGCTCCGACCGTTGTCACGCAGCAGTCGCGCCATCGAGCGGGTCGCCTCGTCGCGTACGACGCGCCGTCCCAGCGGCCGCACCTCCTGATTGACCAGCAGGTCCACCAGGCTTTCCAACAGATACCGGGTCTTGTCGATCAGAAACACCCGGCCGTGTCCGACCAGTGGACCCGTCGGCCCCAACAGCCAGACCAGGACACCACGATGTTTACTGCGCATCAGGTGGTTGGCCTTGTACTCGGTCGCCGGTGAACGGATGCGACGCCGCAGCTCCCGGACGCATTCGGCGGCGGCGTCGACGGACAGATCGACACCGGCGTGCGCGAACGAGGTGGTTGACCCCTCGACGAGTTTCTCGCCCTCGTAACCCGATTCGTCGCAGGCGACCTCCACCCAGCCCGCAGCCGTCGCCGCCATACCGGATTGCGAAGTCACCTGCCCATGCTAAAGCCACCGTGTCGACGGCTCATTCGAATTATTTGGCCACCGACGCCACCGTGCGAAAACGAACCGGCCCCCGCACAGCAGGCGGGGGCCGGAGAGATCGACGTGACCGTTACGCGTCGATCTTCGCCATGACCTCATCGGATACGTCGAAGTTGGCCCACACGTTCTGAACGTCGTCGGAGTCCTCGAGAGCCTCGATCAGGCGCAGCACCTTTCGGGCGCCGTCCTCGTCCAGCGGGACTTCCACACTGGGCACGAAGCTGGCCTCGGCCGACTCGTAGTCGTTGCCGGCCTCCTGCAGCGCGGTGCGGACCGCCACCAGGTCGGTGGCCTCGCTGAGCACCTCGAAGGACTCACCCAGGTCGTTGACCTCTTCGGCGCCGGCGTCCAGGACGGCCATGAGGACGTCGTCCTCGGTGAGCTCATCGCTCTTGGGAACGATGACGACACCCTTACGACTGAACATGTACGAGACACTGCCGGGGTCGGCCAGCTGGCCGCCGTTACGGGTCAAGGCGGTGCGGACTTCGGCGGCGGCCCGGTTGCGGTTGTCGGTCAGGCACTCGATGAGTACCGCGACACCACCGGGGGCGTAGCCCTCGTACATGATCGTCTGGTAGTCGACCCCGCCGCCGTCGGCTCCCGATCCACGCTTGACAGCGCGGTCGATGTTGTCGTTGGGCACCGAGTTCTTCTTGGCCTTTTGAATGGCGTCGTAGAGAGTGGGGTTTCCTTCGGGGTCGCCACCACCGGTTTTAGCAGCGACTTCGACGTTCTTGATGAGCTTGGCGAAGAGTTTGCCGCGTTTCGCGTCGATGGCGGCCTTCTTGTGCTTAGTAGTTGCCCATTTGGAGTGGCCGCTCATCAGTCCTCTTTCTTCTCGATGCCAGCTGTTGCGGTGACCGTGACGGTCACGCGTTACGCACCAGATCGACGAAGGCCCGGTGGACCCGCAAATCCCCCGTCACCTCAGGATGGAAAGCGGTCGCCATCACGTTTCCGGCGCGCACCGCGACGATCTTACCGTCCGCCGGTCCCCCGGTTATCCGCCCGACCACCTCGACCCCGTCTCCGACCCGCTCCGCCCACGGCGCACGGATGAACACGGTGCGAAACGGTCCGCCGTCGATTCCGTCGAGAACCACGTCCGTCTCGAAGGAGTCGACCTGGCGACCGAAGGCGTTCCGGCGGACGGTCATGTCGATCGCCGACAGGACCTCCTGGTCGTCGCGTCCGTCGAGCACCTCGGTGGCCAGCATGATCATCCCCGCGCAGGAACCGTAGGCGGGCATTCCCGCCGCCAACCGTTCCCGCAGCGGGGCGAGCAGGTCGAAGGCCACCAACAGCTTGCTGATCGTGGTGGACTCGCCACCGGGCATCACCAACGCGTCGACCTGAGCGAGTTCGGCGGGACGGCGCACCGGCACCGCGGTCACCGACAGTCTCTCCAGGGCACCGATGTGTTCGGCGACGTCACCCTGCAGCGACAAGACACCAATTCTGGGCATGACGCCCCCTTTCCGCGGCGAATGTATCCGGTGGTCACCCCCGAGACGGAGCGGTTCGTTCGACGGGCCGCACTGAAAACTACGGGACCATAGGCTTACTAACTTGTCAGTAAGTGTGTTAACGTGACGCACACCGCAATCACCAAACCGATCACAAACATCGATACATTTGGAGATCTATATGGTTTCCCGACGCACCATCCTCGCCTCCGCGTCGCTGGGGGCCCTGACCACTCCGATGTGGCTTCCCGGCACCGCCACCTCCCGACCCACGATCACCGCCCCCGAGACCTGCGAACTCGCGCTGGAGAACCACGGCGGCGGCAACCTCAACGCCTACGTCACCGGACGCGAGTTCGGCACCGACCGCATGGTGCTGCTTCGGGCCGACAGCAGTCTCTACTACCTGGAGGAACCCGGCGCCCCCAACACGCCGCTGCCGGTGGACTGCTCCATCCCGGTAGGCGACTCCACGGTTCTGACCCTGCCGCGCATGTACGGCGCCAGGATCTACTTCGTCCGAGACGACACGCTGAACTTCTTCGTCAATCCCGGGCCGGCACTGGTCGAACCGGCCTTCGCCACCCCGGAGGACTCGAACTACGCCAAGATCTGGTCCTTC
Proteins encoded:
- a CDS encoding YebC/PmpR family DNA-binding transcriptional regulator is translated as MSGHSKWATTKHKKAAIDAKRGKLFAKLIKNVEVAAKTGGGDPEGNPTLYDAIQKAKKNSVPNDNIDRAVKRGSGADGGGVDYQTIMYEGYAPGGVAVLIECLTDNRNRAAAEVRTALTRNGGQLADPGSVSYMFSRKGVVIVPKSDELTEDDVLMAVLDAGAEEVNDLGESFEVLSEATDLVAVRTALQEAGNDYESAEASFVPSVEVPLDEDGARKVLRLIEALEDSDDVQNVWANFDVSDEVMAKIDA
- a CDS encoding L,D-transpeptidase, whose protein sequence is MWSRRKLVLVSVSATALVTAGLTACGSGEDNATFAPAETSRATVALTPETGEKKAPISTEIGITVADGQVAAVEVTSDAGDPVTGDLRPDGSSWVPAEPLEPETTYTATVEVLDDNQVPATATTSFTTMAQPKDRMSATLWNKSGYEYGNAMPIMVDFPDDFEVPEKYRAEVEKRLFVDSDPPQPGAWHWFSGNHLEYRPQQFWEPGTTISVRAALDGVPLGEGKYGEKDITETVAIDSVTRVVEIANKAKEMVAKENGKTVKTMPISLGKSSTPSYSGTMTIMEQLEHTIFDTTAECGGRVQGDNCYRTPVDWAQRLTWSGQFIHSAPWSVGDQGVRNVSHGCVNASPSDSKWIFDFAKVGDPVVITGTEETLPYGDGFTAFDMSWEDFLQGSYLHKAQTGDDSGSDASGESN
- a CDS encoding NACHT domain-containing protein, yielding MSETIVTSVLATLALAPPGLVVSQAWDWIQDNPVISALAVIAYWMLLAVVSLFGRVGREVGDRWVKRIADRVDLLISGVLLGHRRAYLRRSQVDVRDLELQGVITQPAFAPRLAPTYVDVSLDPRATGAAAEELRTRWEPGRRRPLDHFLDGDDTGVFTISGYPGSGKTSLLRHAMDQRCGGGVIRRHQLPVLLYLRDHVEAILDVDRRANVADLAVSVPWLAGKIPATWLQRRLERGKCLVMFDGLDEVGDAPTRRKVADWVGRQMKSYSANTFVITSRPHGFDDNVLRNTTRLHIRSFTVQQISDFVHRWYYEIERRQGDHPEQLARAAARRNADGLLDRLRRRPALYDLASNPLLLTMIANVHKYRGALPGTRAELYREMCEMLLVRRREEKGVINPAVVDLKTSQRLMLVGKLALAMMDIRVRDIDAGTARRVLDDALRRVPVEVTAQDVLDDLKEGGMLIVRRPGSYAFPHLTLQEYMASIELSQHNRVDLLAERVDDPWWRETILLWTDVADASDVVEECLRSGSIHALSLAFECADSPREIEPALRSRLAELLQDRIPSDDGGRAMVAAVKVSHDLHEVIHLGENLVVCARPVNNAVWRLFQADMQSQGCRPAPDSTRVGRPDRAAEGIWSWDVEPFIDWVNSFFDDGTAYRMLSLEELDDPAVTMAVDTARVPVWAAGAANRPVLYRRPGAPDPQRASEIELRDMIADDRRATSAHLFVALAYQRAAASDDSFLERFNRALDFTHIYEFATAWDEGADTDPALAGALNYVLARHRFLNDNPGIDPDLDPDRSLTRVTETDMVRRFTRHRLLPESLRRSDLSAIRAYLLLIPPWIADTDNARAGHALTDFDAHLSRMVEPDSPSVAPQEITTVLRRAAEYLTDCPGIREGQHESLRGLALRVINDVSALLTPFLARRAGYDPVVSRIARIDLSAAVSTADLLARHSEDPDLWLATDLLRGALHTLIAIEARVGGRLSPGEQLLLARA
- the pdxT gene encoding pyridoxal 5'-phosphate synthase glutaminase subunit PdxT, which codes for MPRIGVLSLQGDVAEHIGALERLSVTAVPVRRPAELAQVDALVMPGGESTTISKLLVAFDLLAPLRERLAAGMPAYGSCAGMIMLATEVLDGRDDQEVLSAIDMTVRRNAFGRQVDSFETDVVLDGIDGGPFRTVFIRAPWAERVGDGVEVVGRITGGPADGKIVAVRAGNVMATAFHPEVTGDLRVHRAFVDLVRNA
- a CDS encoding DUF3800 domain-containing protein, with translation MTSQSGMAATAAGWVEVACDESGYEGEKLVEGSTTSFAHAGVDLSVDAAAECVRELRRRIRSPATEYKANHLMRSKHRGVLVWLLGPTGPLVGHGRVFLIDKTRYLLESLVDLLVNQEVRPLGRRVVRDEATRSMARLLRDNGRSSPMWPRFLVAANELMRVKERPETPDVVSEFFDALSPVAEALTGEAAGLAVKLAGGRSVAETFRSNLPSTSGTSPLDPLLPALVQAVRYWGADHHDVVIHHDRQNTLSPDRVADLTRVVGESSESGHLRRVELVESAVNAPVQLADILAGTIRTIADADAVGDGDAELLDLLGPYIDPESVWGARRWIG